A genomic window from Synechococcus sp. WH 8016 includes:
- a CDS encoding DUF2834 domain-containing protein encodes MAKLRLFIYAATAFAGVAWPWYCIYQFIQETEALGLTDPLAIVDLFSQGVWANASAGFIAADLTLVLIAAFAFMVAEAMRLQMKYWYLYFVATFGISFAFSFGLFMFNRERNLMRSSHVSG; translated from the coding sequence ATGGCCAAGCTACGCCTGTTCATTTATGCCGCCACCGCATTCGCTGGAGTGGCTTGGCCTTGGTATTGCATCTACCAGTTTATTCAAGAAACGGAAGCTTTAGGCCTAACCGACCCCCTTGCAATTGTTGACCTGTTTTCTCAAGGCGTTTGGGCGAATGCTTCCGCCGGTTTCATCGCGGCCGACCTGACTCTCGTTCTGATAGCTGCCTTTGCATTCATGGTTGCTGAGGCGATGAGGCTTCAGATGAAATATTGGTATCTTTACTTTGTCGCTACTTTTGGAATTTCCTTCGCCTTTTCATTCGGACTCTTTATGTTTAATAGGGAGCGTAATTTAATGCGTTCGTCCCATGTATCAGGTTAG
- a CDS encoding cytochrome P450 has product MSTTNGLRPLPCRTGPLIGVRESIAYLRDPDGFIAERHQQFGPVFGTTLFFRPTAVLGGPEAVEQFIRLESSISESALPPAFTALHTADGALNQAGEKHRSTRRGYAALFSPSNLESYLPGINRSMVRFTADIAQRGSTSIALEAKHLCLNLYAELFAGESLTTKEIEAFISYNDALLSLSKQLPSFRRGEKALAELQQSMHGRLEKHRRGELDGACFRIFTDNLDEHGQPWSDERIATATVLMVWGAYIEVASLMASCLIQTRQRPDVRDRILKEAAIHNLENPASSSHLAAWDLPFVQGVLRESLRLIPPAGGGFRLTSEDIEVSGYRIPAGTVVTADPRIGNSMSALFPEPQSFTPERWMRDLDVNNNLNPTRGCPFAGSALRLPKEGWFPGGIGKHGCPGLPLAELSVRVFLVRWMQTIQNWEGASEQTAAIPYTLVPIRIPTDAYRLNVVSSR; this is encoded by the coding sequence ATGAGCACCACCAATGGCTTGCGTCCGCTTCCCTGCAGAACGGGTCCGTTGATCGGGGTGCGCGAATCCATCGCCTACCTGAGGGATCCTGATGGGTTTATCGCTGAACGCCATCAACAATTTGGTCCTGTGTTTGGAACAACCCTCTTCTTTCGACCGACGGCTGTGTTGGGTGGTCCTGAAGCGGTGGAGCAATTCATTCGTCTCGAGAGCAGCATCAGTGAAAGCGCCTTACCTCCTGCCTTCACCGCACTGCATACCGCCGATGGTGCCTTAAATCAGGCTGGTGAGAAACATCGTTCCACGCGGCGTGGTTATGCCGCCCTTTTCAGCCCAAGCAATCTGGAGTCGTACCTCCCTGGGATCAACCGCAGCATGGTGCGGTTCACTGCCGACATTGCTCAGCGAGGAAGCACCTCCATAGCCCTGGAGGCAAAGCATCTTTGTCTCAATCTCTATGCCGAACTCTTTGCTGGTGAATCGTTAACAACAAAGGAGATCGAAGCCTTTATTTCTTACAACGATGCACTTTTAAGTCTGAGCAAGCAGCTTCCATCCTTTCGTCGGGGAGAGAAGGCGCTAGCTGAGCTTCAACAGAGCATGCACGGGCGCCTGGAAAAACATCGACGCGGTGAACTGGATGGGGCTTGTTTCAGGATTTTTACTGACAATCTCGATGAACATGGCCAGCCATGGAGCGACGAGCGCATAGCGACCGCCACGGTGTTGATGGTTTGGGGGGCCTACATCGAAGTTGCCTCCCTTATGGCCAGTTGTTTGATTCAAACAAGACAGCGTCCTGATGTGAGAGATCGGATTCTCAAGGAAGCCGCGATTCACAATTTGGAGAACCCTGCCAGCTCTAGCCACCTCGCTGCATGGGATCTTCCCTTCGTTCAGGGAGTGCTGCGCGAATCGCTTCGATTAATCCCTCCGGCCGGAGGTGGTTTCAGGTTGACCTCTGAGGACATTGAGGTTTCCGGTTACAGGATTCCTGCTGGCACCGTCGTGACGGCCGACCCGCGGATCGGAAACAGCATGTCGGCACTGTTTCCGGAGCCTCAGTCGTTCACTCCAGAACGCTGGATGCGTGACCTCGACGTCAACAACAACCTCAATCCGACCCGTGGATGCCCTTTTGCAGGCAGTGCCCTGCGCCTGCCCAAAGAGGGTTGGTTCCCTGGGGGGATCGGCAAACATGGTTGCCCAGGCTTGCCATTGGCTGAGCTCAGCGTGAGGGTGTTTTTGGTGCGCTGGATGCAAACGATTCAGAATTGGGAGGGTGCTTCAGAGCAGACCGCAGCGATTCCTTACACCCTTGTTCCGATTCGAATTCCCACAGATGCCTATCGCTTGAACGTTGTATCTTCACGCTAG
- a CDS encoding ureidoglycolate lyase: MTAATLTSLPLQSCGFERFGTAIIPVDDMTPHRDTDAKLKFEGSDLRYYVMRVRQRPAVLASMTRHQRATQCLGSADAQPWWLAVAAPALQPEQLCAASVQLVEVLPGEAVQLHLGTWHAGPFFQAPTALFYNLELGDTNLTDHNFHALAAPISLKLD, from the coding sequence ATGACTGCAGCGACACTGACCTCACTCCCCTTGCAGAGCTGCGGTTTTGAGCGTTTTGGCACTGCGATCATCCCGGTGGATGACATGACACCCCATCGCGACACCGACGCCAAGCTCAAATTTGAGGGGTCTGACCTGCGCTATTACGTCATGCGTGTACGTCAACGACCGGCGGTGTTGGCGAGCATGACCCGCCATCAGCGGGCCACCCAGTGTTTAGGTTCAGCCGATGCTCAGCCTTGGTGGTTGGCCGTAGCCGCTCCAGCGCTCCAACCTGAACAGCTCTGTGCTGCATCCGTGCAATTGGTGGAGGTCCTTCCGGGTGAAGCTGTGCAGCTTCATCTGGGCACTTGGCATGCTGGGCCATTTTTTCAGGCGCCAACGGCCTTGTTTTACAACCTGGAGCTGGGAGATACCAATCTCACCGATCATAATTTTCATGCTCTTGCTGCTCCCATCAGCCTGAAGTTGGATTGA
- a CDS encoding class I adenylate-forming enzyme family protein, which translates to MQVSGRFLAEPFELDHPLRAGLSRDPSAVAVHDLNRSMSWVDLEESCNALARRYLNLGLRPGDRIASLMPNSLELLIHYLSGLRCGLVLTPLNYRYTVPEINHALEVSGARCLLHHCERQSDVDASNAPRACELGCIRANDAGFLGELSAELSENLGDLPPFQTEHDPDQPCFLFFTSGSTGKPKGVTHTRKSLGWMFSSVAEVTGLKPGEQFLAGSSLSHIASSTFALSALCRGASVLVPNNLSCHCLETLLRQHHPQVVMALPVTLFSLVRDERLQRSDFSSVRLCISGGDKVNHQLHVEFEQATGQRIDECYGMSEIGFASLSPIEAENRIGSVGQMCPGFEGCIRSADGRELSSGEEGVLWVKSPTLTVGYWNNPAATAETIQEGWLNTGDAMRLDDDGYLWFCGRRKQIIVHDGSNICPQDVEEALMEHPAVDQAGVIGIEDDVHGQNVHAYVSFKTGCSVPTIPDLISFARDRVGYKAPEVLQVLPSLPLNSVGKINRVALHSLVSKH; encoded by the coding sequence TTGCAAGTATCCGGTCGATTTCTAGCTGAGCCGTTTGAACTCGACCACCCGCTGCGAGCGGGGTTGAGCCGTGATCCATCCGCAGTGGCTGTTCATGATCTCAACCGCAGCATGAGCTGGGTTGACCTTGAGGAGTCTTGCAATGCCCTGGCAAGGCGTTATCTCAACCTTGGTCTTCGCCCGGGTGACCGAATTGCTTCCCTGATGCCTAATAGTTTGGAGCTGTTGATTCACTATTTATCGGGCTTGCGCTGTGGTCTTGTTTTAACGCCCCTGAATTATCGCTATACCGTTCCTGAAATCAACCATGCCCTTGAGGTCAGTGGTGCTCGATGTCTTTTGCATCACTGCGAACGTCAGAGTGATGTTGATGCCAGCAATGCCCCAAGGGCTTGTGAGCTTGGATGCATCAGGGCGAATGACGCTGGATTTCTTGGAGAGCTCAGCGCTGAGCTGAGCGAAAACTTGGGAGACCTTCCCCCTTTCCAAACAGAGCATGATCCTGACCAGCCTTGCTTTCTGTTTTTCACCTCAGGAAGCACTGGAAAACCGAAGGGTGTCACCCACACCCGCAAAAGCTTGGGCTGGATGTTCTCTTCTGTTGCAGAGGTCACGGGCTTGAAGCCTGGCGAGCAATTCCTTGCTGGTAGTTCGTTATCCCATATCGCTTCATCGACGTTTGCCTTGTCTGCGTTGTGCCGTGGTGCCTCTGTGTTGGTCCCGAACAATCTCAGTTGCCACTGCCTTGAAACCTTGCTTCGCCAGCACCATCCCCAGGTCGTCATGGCCTTACCTGTCACGCTCTTTAGCCTTGTGCGCGATGAACGTCTCCAACGCAGCGACTTTTCATCGGTTCGGCTTTGCATCAGTGGTGGAGACAAGGTGAACCATCAGTTGCATGTGGAGTTTGAACAGGCCACAGGTCAGCGCATTGATGAGTGCTACGGCATGAGCGAGATTGGCTTTGCAAGCCTCTCCCCGATTGAAGCTGAAAATCGGATTGGGTCTGTTGGTCAGATGTGTCCTGGGTTTGAAGGTTGCATTCGCTCAGCCGATGGACGAGAGCTGAGCAGTGGTGAGGAGGGGGTTCTCTGGGTGAAGTCGCCCACCTTGACGGTCGGATATTGGAATAATCCTGCGGCTACGGCAGAAACCATTCAGGAGGGTTGGTTGAATACTGGTGACGCCATGCGTCTTGATGATGATGGTTACCTCTGGTTCTGCGGACGCCGAAAACAAATCATTGTTCACGATGGATCGAATATTTGTCCCCAAGATGTGGAGGAAGCCTTGATGGAGCATCCCGCTGTGGATCAGGCAGGTGTGATCGGAATTGAAGACGACGTGCATGGACAAAATGTGCATGCTTATGTGTCCTTCAAAACAGGATGTTCAGTGCCCACCATTCCAGACTTAATCTCCTTTGCCCGTGATCGCGTGGGGTATAAGGCGCCGGAAGTCTTGCAGGTTCTTCCCTCCCTTCCCCTGAATTCTGTGGGAAAAATCAACCGCGTGGCTCTTCATTCTCTTGTCTCTAAGCATTAA
- a CDS encoding ABC transporter ATP-binding protein, translated as MNDIWFDANHVEALLGGRAVIHDLSLKLKLGESTTLLGPNGAGKSTLVNLINRSVYPLVKPSSHLKLFGKSTINIWQLRSSIGIATSELEHRFLPHICAKELILSGFFGATRLGRDQNPNQSQLAKSQSIMEQLDLGAFAETPFGQLSDGQRRRLMIARALVHSPKVLVLDEPCRALDLKACHQLLATMRDLCNQGTTLLVITHRIDTIIPEMSRILFIKEGRICDDGTPTQLLLDSKLSNLFKTPLRVLEHKGYRQVLPG; from the coding sequence ATGAATGACATATGGTTTGACGCCAATCATGTAGAAGCCTTGCTCGGTGGTCGAGCTGTGATTCATGATCTCAGCTTAAAACTCAAATTAGGCGAATCAACAACACTATTAGGACCAAATGGTGCTGGCAAAAGCACACTCGTCAATCTAATCAATCGCAGTGTTTACCCGCTTGTCAAGCCAAGTTCACACCTTAAACTGTTTGGGAAAAGCACCATTAACATTTGGCAACTCCGCTCGTCCATCGGCATTGCAACGAGTGAATTAGAGCATCGATTTTTGCCGCATATTTGTGCGAAAGAGCTTATTTTAAGTGGTTTTTTTGGAGCCACACGTTTAGGGCGTGATCAGAACCCAAACCAATCACAACTCGCTAAAAGTCAATCCATCATGGAGCAACTTGATTTAGGAGCCTTTGCGGAGACACCCTTCGGACAATTATCAGATGGCCAACGACGACGGCTCATGATTGCTCGAGCACTGGTGCATTCGCCCAAAGTGTTAGTTCTGGATGAACCCTGCAGAGCACTGGATCTCAAAGCATGTCATCAACTCCTCGCCACCATGAGAGACCTCTGCAATCAAGGCACAACACTCCTCGTGATTACGCATCGTATTGACACGATTATTCCAGAAATGAGCAGGATTTTATTCATCAAAGAGGGAAGAATCTGCGACGATGGAACTCCAACCCAATTACTTTTAGACAGCAAACTGAGCAATCTATTCAAGACTCCTCTGAGAGTTCTTGAACACAAGGGGTACCGACAGGTCCTGCCAGGGTAA
- a CDS encoding DUF305 domain-containing protein, translated as MRFLALASTAIAVCTTPSVLAQDHRHHHGHHGHEMHQPDPTKQEDAPGQTSSGHDHHSHAHNNHGIGPAGSTFDLRFIDGMVEHHTGALRMSEYVFNIGAPGVGALANSIWDEQAREIKAMRQWRKAWYPDAPIYPVVLRLNGDPNAMSDLVRMSPEVIAAMRMSGTKPTRKNRVQWFLEGMIEHHGGALQMAHEARKNSTNPTILRLAREIIVAQRREIIELRKMLQSGGIDKPAYHQFDALFAL; from the coding sequence ATGCGTTTCCTAGCTCTTGCGTCGACCGCAATCGCAGTTTGCACAACACCGTCGGTCCTCGCACAAGACCATCGTCATCACCATGGCCATCACGGGCATGAGATGCACCAACCGGATCCCACAAAACAAGAGGATGCTCCAGGGCAGACGTCCAGTGGTCATGACCATCACAGCCATGCACACAACAACCATGGAATAGGCCCTGCGGGGAGCACGTTTGACCTTCGCTTCATCGACGGAATGGTGGAACACCACACCGGCGCTCTGCGCATGAGCGAATACGTCTTCAACATCGGCGCCCCTGGGGTAGGCGCTTTAGCAAACAGCATCTGGGACGAACAGGCCCGTGAAATCAAAGCGATGCGTCAGTGGCGCAAGGCTTGGTATCCGGATGCTCCGATTTATCCAGTTGTGCTTCGCCTAAATGGCGATCCCAATGCGATGAGCGATCTGGTGCGCATGAGCCCAGAGGTGATCGCTGCTATGCGCATGTCAGGCACAAAGCCCACACGCAAGAACAGAGTGCAGTGGTTTCTTGAAGGGATGATCGAGCATCACGGTGGTGCCCTTCAAATGGCCCACGAAGCGCGCAAAAACTCCACGAATCCAACGATCCTTCGACTCGCTCGCGAAATTATCGTGGCTCAACGCAGGGAAATTATTGAGCTGCGAAAGATGTTGCAAAGTGGCGGGATTGATAAACCCGCTTACCACCAGTTCGACGCTCTCTTTGCTCTTTGA
- the rimK gene encoding 30S ribosomal protein S6--L-glutamate ligase, translating to MRIALLASDPQLYSNRRLLEAGEERGHRMEFLNIKQCYVRLDPQNPEIHYRGGNVVERIDAVIPRIRPSVTFYGCAITRQFEAMGIRVLNAAEPIKRSRDKLRASQLFVRHGLSMPVTGFASSPLDTKDLIKMVGGAPLILKLLEGAQGRGVVLAETQKAAESVINAMKSLNANLLVQEFIKEAGGKDLRCFVIGGKLISAIERTAAVGDFRSNIHQGGSAQAVRVRPEERKLAVAATRALGLDVAGVDIIRSERGPLLLEVNSSPGLEGIETATEKDLAGAMIQEIERKLGWTRSLLSDSLAA from the coding sequence TTGCGCATTGCTCTCTTGGCTTCAGACCCGCAGCTGTACAGCAACCGTCGACTTCTGGAAGCCGGCGAGGAAAGGGGGCATCGAATGGAATTCCTCAATATCAAACAGTGTTATGTGCGCCTCGATCCGCAGAATCCCGAGATTCACTATCGAGGCGGAAATGTCGTGGAGAGGATCGATGCAGTGATCCCACGCATTCGCCCCAGTGTCACTTTTTACGGCTGTGCGATTACCCGACAATTCGAGGCCATGGGCATCCGCGTGCTGAATGCCGCGGAACCGATCAAGCGCTCTCGCGACAAACTACGGGCGTCTCAGCTCTTCGTACGCCATGGCTTGAGCATGCCTGTGACTGGCTTTGCCAGTTCCCCCTTAGACACCAAAGATCTGATCAAGATGGTTGGTGGAGCACCACTGATCCTCAAGCTGTTGGAGGGAGCCCAGGGCCGTGGAGTCGTTCTTGCCGAGACACAAAAGGCAGCTGAGAGTGTGATCAATGCCATGAAAAGCCTCAACGCCAACCTGCTGGTGCAGGAATTCATCAAGGAGGCAGGAGGGAAGGATCTGCGCTGTTTTGTGATCGGCGGCAAACTCATTTCGGCCATTGAGCGCACGGCTGCCGTTGGAGATTTTCGTTCGAACATCCATCAGGGGGGTTCGGCTCAAGCTGTGCGAGTCCGACCTGAAGAGCGCAAGCTTGCCGTTGCAGCAACCAGGGCACTCGGTCTGGATGTCGCTGGGGTCGACATCATCCGCTCGGAACGAGGTCCCTTGTTGCTGGAGGTGAACTCCAGCCCTGGGTTGGAGGGCATCGAAACCGCTACTGAAAAGGATCTCGCCGGAGCGATGATCCAGGAGATTGAGCGGAAACTGGGTTGGACGCGCTCGCTTCTGAGCGATTCTTTAGCGGCTTGA
- a CDS encoding HupE/UreJ family protein: MNSSIKQLRPALSVLLGGLTLAMAGSPALAHHPFAMPEGGQMTWLQGLLSGIGHPLLGPDHLLFLVAIALVSWERPRRWLLPMLALGLIGSGVAQVVPLSESLTPWAEAAVSLTLVLEGLVILGRLPLITLLPAIALHGYLLGGTIVGAEPTPLLAYGLGLLVAQGALLLAATSLSRELQGWLGERNRQLLAAVWIGIGSAFAWSILIP; this comes from the coding sequence TTGAATTCATCAATCAAACAGCTCAGACCAGCTCTTTCAGTGCTGCTAGGTGGTTTGACCTTGGCCATGGCTGGATCTCCAGCCCTGGCCCATCATCCCTTTGCCATGCCTGAAGGCGGCCAGATGACTTGGCTGCAGGGCTTGCTGAGTGGAATCGGTCACCCGCTTCTGGGCCCAGACCATCTGCTCTTTCTTGTGGCGATCGCCCTTGTGAGCTGGGAACGACCCCGTCGTTGGCTGCTGCCGATGTTGGCTCTTGGGCTGATCGGTAGCGGAGTGGCGCAAGTTGTGCCCCTCTCCGAGAGTCTTACGCCGTGGGCTGAGGCCGCTGTATCGCTAACCCTCGTGCTTGAAGGTCTTGTGATTTTGGGGAGGTTGCCCTTGATCACGCTGTTGCCGGCGATTGCTCTGCACGGCTACCTGCTGGGTGGAACCATCGTGGGGGCCGAACCCACGCCTCTTCTGGCCTATGGCCTTGGTTTGCTGGTAGCTCAAGGGGCACTGCTCTTGGCTGCTACATCCTTGTCACGGGAGCTTCAAGGCTGGCTGGGAGAACGCAATCGCCAGCTCCTGGCAGCGGTCTGGATCGGAATTGGCTCAGCATTTGCCTGGTCCATTCTCATCCCCTGA
- a CDS encoding TerB family tellurite resistance protein → MTVARLHGKPSERALAGIRGIRDHLLNVDLDLTSLPSLEPEAIAAAIRCCDSDPEWRERILRGMTLIAMFDGPPSPEALELLEQTATAFQVDPRPVNSYRNVMEGHLLALRFDIMRRGFIRQALEATIKAGGFSVLTATLKVLSGHEDRAMRERFEGLKSYPAGSFGKAYADFIEINQFDFPGTPGGPPPPVFRHDCCHVLGGYGTTAAEEGAVVGFQAGFEGLDPFDVILFVMAEFELGIGVSPFIPGEWHQLDPDRIFAGLDHGSHVSCNLIKDINPWTHFADPLEDVRQRFSIPARGRAPEYP, encoded by the coding sequence ATGACCGTGGCCAGGCTGCATGGCAAGCCATCAGAGCGAGCCCTTGCCGGTATCCGGGGAATCCGCGATCACCTGCTCAACGTTGACCTCGATCTAACCTCACTGCCAAGCCTGGAACCGGAGGCGATCGCCGCCGCCATTCGTTGCTGCGATTCGGATCCTGAATGGAGAGAACGAATCCTGCGGGGCATGACGCTAATTGCGATGTTCGACGGTCCCCCCAGCCCAGAGGCTCTTGAGCTGTTGGAGCAGACAGCCACGGCCTTCCAAGTGGATCCCAGGCCCGTGAACAGCTATCGCAACGTGATGGAGGGGCATCTTCTGGCGCTGCGCTTCGACATCATGCGCCGGGGCTTCATACGGCAAGCCCTTGAGGCCACGATTAAGGCCGGTGGCTTCTCGGTTTTGACGGCAACACTCAAGGTGTTGAGTGGCCATGAGGACCGGGCCATGCGCGAACGGTTTGAAGGTCTGAAGAGCTATCCAGCAGGCAGCTTCGGCAAGGCCTATGCCGACTTCATCGAGATCAACCAATTCGATTTTCCGGGAACACCGGGGGGACCACCTCCCCCGGTGTTCAGGCACGACTGTTGCCATGTGCTCGGCGGATACGGCACCACGGCTGCGGAGGAAGGCGCTGTGGTGGGCTTCCAGGCGGGATTTGAAGGGCTCGATCCTTTCGACGTCATCCTGTTCGTGATGGCGGAATTCGAACTGGGGATTGGTGTTTCACCGTTCATTCCTGGTGAATGGCATCAGCTGGATCCGGACCGGATCTTTGCCGGCCTCGACCATGGCAGCCATGTCTCCTGCAATTTGATTAAGGACATCAATCCATGGACTCACTTCGCCGACCCGCTCGAAGACGTGCGGCAACGGTTTTCGATCCCTGCTCGCGGACGAGCGCCCGAATATCCCTAG
- a CDS encoding PhoH family protein: MEGKRFVVNKKVVVLDTNVLLHDPEAPKSFGADRIVLPIQVIEEIDRFKRDPSEKGRNSRRVARLLDGLRERGNLADGVPLTPDGEGTLEVAFCRAETLAQLPPELRGGGGDNNILAVALEQMRAKGLSEPPEVVLITKDTNLRIKADAVGLAAQDYSNDKVAISDLYPGARGVKVSADVIDELHQKGRLSVKALPADVVASLQPNEGLTLIDRDSADHTFLARHRGNSGDVEPLVWLKRARLGRLKPRNREQNFALDLLLDPSVELVTLVGKAGTGKTLLAIAAGLHQVADQHLYARLLVTRPPISLGKEIGFLPGSLEEKLAPWMQPIVDNLDFLTGDAMSNEPKDDRRRHGGGPKSSWADLREMGLLEVEAINYIRGRSIPHQFMVVDEAQNLTPHEVKTIVTRVGEGTKIVFTGDPYQIDNPYVDAESNGLTWLAERLKGQTLVGHMTLTRGERSALAELAANML, encoded by the coding sequence ATGGAAGGGAAGAGGTTTGTCGTGAACAAAAAAGTCGTTGTCCTCGATACCAATGTTCTCCTGCATGATCCAGAGGCGCCCAAGAGCTTTGGGGCCGATCGCATCGTGCTGCCGATTCAGGTGATCGAGGAAATTGATCGGTTCAAGCGTGATCCCTCTGAAAAGGGGCGGAATTCCCGTCGTGTAGCTCGACTGCTCGATGGTCTGCGTGAGCGGGGCAACCTCGCTGATGGTGTTCCATTAACGCCGGACGGTGAAGGAACCCTGGAAGTGGCCTTTTGTCGGGCTGAAACCTTGGCTCAGTTGCCACCGGAATTGCGGGGTGGCGGGGGTGACAACAACATCCTGGCTGTGGCGTTGGAACAGATGCGGGCGAAGGGCTTGAGCGAGCCACCCGAGGTGGTGTTGATCACCAAAGACACCAATCTGCGCATCAAGGCGGATGCCGTGGGTCTGGCCGCCCAGGATTACTCCAACGACAAGGTGGCGATCTCCGATCTCTATCCAGGGGCCAGGGGCGTCAAGGTCTCCGCTGATGTGATCGATGAGCTGCACCAAAAGGGTCGCCTTTCGGTGAAAGCGCTGCCAGCGGATGTGGTGGCGTCTTTGCAACCCAATGAGGGCCTCACCCTGATCGATCGCGACAGCGCAGACCACACCTTTTTGGCACGTCATCGCGGCAATTCAGGAGACGTGGAACCACTGGTTTGGCTCAAACGCGCCCGTCTTGGTCGCCTAAAGCCGCGGAATCGCGAACAGAATTTCGCCCTCGACTTGCTTCTGGATCCCTCCGTTGAGCTGGTCACGCTTGTCGGTAAGGCCGGCACCGGTAAAACCCTGCTGGCGATCGCTGCTGGCTTGCATCAGGTTGCTGATCAACATCTTTATGCCCGCCTATTGGTGACCCGTCCCCCGATCTCCTTAGGCAAAGAGATTGGCTTTTTGCCAGGTTCCCTGGAAGAAAAACTTGCTCCTTGGATGCAACCCATCGTGGACAACCTTGATTTCCTTACGGGGGATGCGATGAGCAATGAGCCGAAGGATGATCGCCGCCGCCATGGTGGTGGGCCGAAAAGCTCCTGGGCTGACCTTCGCGAGATGGGGCTTCTAGAAGTGGAAGCAATCAATTACATCCGCGGTCGCTCGATTCCCCATCAATTCATGGTGGTGGATGAAGCGCAAAATCTCACCCCGCATGAGGTGAAAACGATCGTGACGCGTGTTGGGGAAGGAACCAAGATCGTGTTCACCGGTGACCCGTATCAAATTGACAATCCCTACGTGGATGCCGAGAGCAACGGCCTTACTTGGCTCGCTGAACGCTTAAAAGGTCAGACCCTCGTGGGCCACATGACCCTGACGCGGGGAGAACGCAGTGCCCTTGCTGAATTGGCAGCAAATATGTTGTAA
- a CDS encoding LOG family protein produces MKSDAIDSTWPSDDPTRVADNLQQIIHSDTYRLAHQDLALLNTSSMRGVRMLLEISKPELHFEEIGISSTIIVFGGARLKERSAAEAHLEKAIRELDTDPNSKQLQRKVSRAKNLLELSPFYDAAREFAFLASRFGQSDTSTRPCCSSHVIVTGGGPGIMEAANRGAFDAGCRSIGLNIELPHEQNPNPYITPELCFKFNYFALRKFHFVMRAVGAVLFPGGYGTLDELFEVLTLRQVGTQHAMPIILFGKDYWTRLIDFEYMADSGLIDDQDLDLIQFADTATEAWDLLRNHPPQPSSTA; encoded by the coding sequence ATGAAATCAGACGCGATTGATTCCACGTGGCCCAGTGATGATCCAACCCGGGTGGCTGACAACCTTCAGCAAATCATCCACTCGGACACCTATCGGCTCGCGCATCAGGATCTTGCTCTTCTCAACACGTCCTCAATGCGTGGCGTGAGGATGTTGCTTGAAATCAGCAAGCCTGAGCTTCACTTTGAAGAGATTGGCATCTCCTCCACCATCATCGTCTTTGGGGGCGCACGCCTCAAGGAACGATCAGCAGCAGAAGCCCATCTTGAGAAGGCAATCAGGGAGCTTGATACGGATCCAAACTCCAAACAATTGCAGCGAAAAGTGAGCCGTGCCAAAAATCTTTTGGAGCTGTCGCCCTTTTACGATGCGGCGAGGGAATTCGCTTTTTTAGCCTCACGTTTTGGTCAATCAGACACCAGCACAAGGCCTTGCTGTTCCTCCCATGTGATTGTGACCGGCGGCGGTCCTGGCATCATGGAAGCCGCTAATCGTGGAGCCTTTGATGCGGGTTGCCGCTCGATTGGACTCAACATTGAACTCCCACACGAACAAAATCCCAATCCCTATATCACTCCTGAGCTCTGCTTTAAATTTAATTATTTTGCACTGCGCAAATTTCACTTTGTAATGCGTGCCGTTGGCGCTGTGTTATTCCCAGGTGGGTACGGAACACTCGATGAACTTTTTGAGGTCTTAACGCTGCGTCAGGTAGGAACTCAACATGCCATGCCGATCATTCTGTTTGGAAAAGATTATTGGACGCGCCTGATCGACTTTGAATACATGGCTGATTCAGGGCTGATTGATGATCAGGATCTTGACTTAATCCAGTTTGCAGACACAGCGACGGAAGCTTGGGATCTCCTGCGAAATCATCCTCCTCAACCGTCATCAACGGCCTAG
- a CDS encoding DUF3136 domain-containing protein encodes MAAITFTHDPSIAELCETEAVYTRAMHYLVADGVKEKEARKSVCWRRLYTLHQALPKRYEDPQTLFLSLQAHRRGLR; translated from the coding sequence ATGGCCGCAATCACCTTCACCCATGACCCTTCCATTGCCGAACTCTGTGAAACGGAAGCGGTTTACACCCGAGCCATGCACTATCTGGTGGCTGATGGGGTAAAGGAGAAAGAAGCACGCAAAAGCGTGTGTTGGCGGCGCCTTTACACGCTCCATCAAGCCCTGCCCAAGCGATACGAGGATCCTCAAACGCTGTTTCTCTCTCTGCAAGCCCATCGTCGCGGCCTGAGGTGA